The Pelmatolapia mariae isolate MD_Pm_ZW linkage group LG2, Pm_UMD_F_2, whole genome shotgun sequence sequence GCAGCATTTAACAGCCTTTTCATCCATTAAACGTtgatgaacaacaacaaagtcaaagtcagtaCAATTAGTCATCCTAATATTAGGATGACTCACATGTGACGCCATTGTTATCTcagttacactggcttcctgttaaatctagAGTCAattttaagatcctggtcttgacCTACAGAGCTGTGCACGGACTGGCACCAGCCTACATTTTTGATCTgctacagccctatgtccctagcAGGTCTTTGAGGTCATCTGATCAGGGCTTACTTGCTTTAAAAAATACTAAGAGGAGGACTAAGGGTGATAGAGCTTCTGCCACTGTGGCCcctagactgtggaactctctcccccaaACATTAAGAACTGCGGACTCagtagctgtttttaaaaaacaactcaaaactcacctttttaaaaacggcttttggttaattttttgcctgttttattttctctttttaaatcttttttatgACTTGTAATCTTATGTGCAGCACCTTGTGATtctgtcttgaaaggtgctatataaataaacatttatttatttatttatttatatactttcCTGTTTCCTCTTCATAGATGATCTGGATTTGGCTCATTAACTCTCCATTCATCTTGTTTGATCAAAGCACTCAAAAAAAAAGGATGAGCGTAGGTGCCTCTTAAAATCGTTTGTTACATTTCTTAACATTTGGTACTTGTTATTGCCTTGTGTTTAATTAGAATTTGAAGATTTTTTCCCCACATGTTTACTATGCAGAGCTCTACCTAAATGTTCGCACTGCAGAGAACAACTAAAATGCTTTAGTCTGATAAGTTAAAACACTGCATGGGGACATTGTGTGAGGACCAACAACTGCTGAGTCACTGTCTTCCTAAGCCGGCAGCCAATGAGCTCTTCGGCTCTGTGTGGGCTGCTGAGCCAGGGCTTTGTGTAGCTGTAGAATTGGATCATAGCCCATCACATGGCCAGCTTGGTCACAGGAGGGGTTTTACAAATCACATGGCCCTGGATTTAAGCCTTTATGGACACTACATGAGCTGAAGAGCTGGACCAGTATCACATGGTAACAAGGCTGCAACTAACAAAGTATTTGACTATACCAATTAATCATAGATGTAGACTTTAATTAATTAAGTTGAATAAAGTGATTTCTTTGGACTCTGTCTTAATTGGTTGTTTAAATGACTGAGTATTAAACAACCCCATGGACGGCCTGTTCTAGTATGTAAATAAACACTTAGGCATAAAATCGTTGTTAATTTTAGGCACTTTGTTCCTAGCACCCTGCcgcaaaaaacaaacttaatttgttctcatttaattaatttaatatacaaaaacaaagccaaagataTCACAGTTTCACAGACATAAAATATgattttgcaccaacaagatgAATGCTGAAGAACTATTAACCAAAACACAGGAGTGGTAGACCTTAAATACTACCTACAGCATCTGAACAGTGTCTGacagtcatgtccttaagaagcaggaaaaaaaatccctgaaaAACCTGACACAGGAACTGAGGAATGCATCTCGCCCTTCAATGAATCCATCTACTCCTCACTGAAGCCTCATGAGAAATTGTTTCAGTAGAAGGCTGGATGTCAAGAAGATATTATTTGTGAAGGAAGGCAAATGGCGAGGAACAGCCAAGGTTTGCCAGATTACAAAAAGAACTGAAGTGAAAACATGTTGTATGgagtgattaatccaaatttgcacatttcaataaatcgctacacccatttcccatttttttggaaaaaattaaatttaaattttccTTTGGTCTAATTTATCTACTTTCATtaaccttatttttttttttaaaatttattcaCTCTTGTCCCGGATATCTTAAAACGATTAAGCAGGTCATGGTTGAGTCGATTGCTCAACAACACAGGGGAAGGTTTGTGGTGGACAAACATGCTGTTTTGGCAATCAAACCAATTACTTTTTGTTTGTGAAACAGACTCACTAACCAGTGAGCACCACTGCTGCCGCAGAGCTCATCAGCGATTCTGtctttttcccttctgttttgcTTCTTGGATCAATGTTATCGACACATTTCGCCCCCAATCGCACACACTGCTGTGAGCAGGTGCGCCTCTGATCAGTGTGTCAATTACCCTGGTCAAAGTCTGTAACCCTGAGGAGCGGGCCATCAGTTCGCTATGATGAGAACAGTAAACACGCAATAAAAACTGTGTGCCTCACCTCCAGTGCCTGACTGGGCTGCTTTAGCTCCAGCCAGAGTCAACAGTCCACCTGTTTTTAGGTGCAAGGCAGCAAGGTGGCTGGAGATGGTTGAGGTCCACACGCTCTGTTTCCACATCAAATCGGCATTTTTGTACAAGTCTGTAGGAGAATACAGAGAACAACATCTTAGCCTGGCTCTTCAAAGCAGTGCCGAAAGCTACGAGTACCTCTAAAAGGTTTGCTTGATCTGTACAAAAACTTGAGTAAAAAAGACCAAATTACCATTTTTTTACAGGTTTCTGTGTCAGATTATTTCTTGGCTTGGACCAGAAACGTCCTGAAGTCTTACCAGACTGCCTGATAACTGTTCATTGCCAAAAATCATTGCTGGCTCGTAACTCATCTATTAAATGGCGAATTGCTGTTTATAAACACTGGTATTTGTAAAGATTTAATACACTAAGTTGTATAATCTGAGCCGGGTAGACCAGCTGTTTTGAGTAGCTTCAATAATGCCAGTCTTTTCATCTTTGCCAGAAAGTGAGTGCCTTTTCCTCCAAATGTTTGAAATGGCTGAATTTGCAGCAACCACAAAATTCTTATTAGCTGCACAGTGCACATCAATTCTGGCACTTCAAGAGAACTGCTGCTTTCCCTTTGCTGCCAGGTACAGCTATGGAATAAATACCAAAAAGCTAACTGGCAGAACAAAAATCTGGCAAGATTTGAACACTTCTAAGTAAATGAGATTCAAGAAAAAGTCTAATCACAAATATTCCTTAGACTTTATTTAATTACACAGCAAATTGTTTTCAAGTTCACAATTATGCATGGGAGACTGCAGGAAAGCTGGCTGATTATTAACaccaaaacaaataataataataaaaaaaaagggttgAACTCTGACCTTTGGAACTACAGTTTCCTCCCGCCCATCCTCCCGCCACGCACAAGATGGCATCCACTTTCTGTTCCCCTAGCAACTGGGCCACATCTGCCGTCACCTGCACAAAATGAGAGCTAACTGCTAACACAATGACATAAAGCCACGGGGCTGACGCACGAGCTGAATGGCATTTAAATGTCAACTAAGCATCAGCTGGAGAGTGTTTGTTCTGGTAAACAAACAAAGGAGGATAGCTGTAGAAATTATCCTCACTCAGTCAGTGTACTGTTAGATTtctaaaaacactttattttataaagtgcaaaaaaaagcaGTTATACAGAGTCACATAAAATGGGCAAAAAGAGATGCATCAAATGataaaaatatttctgtgtGTCAAATAAGACCACTCAGATCAGCTTTAATAGTTTTACCTACCTTGAGTTTTTATACCCTCTCTACCCTTAGACGCTCTCAATGAACAGATTTGAGCTATAAAAAGGTACTAAGGTGTTCAAGAAAAAGAAGTATAGTTTAGATAACCATTAATGCTGCCTAaacaagtaagaaaaaaaatcatcacagTAATCTGACTCTATCATAACCTCTCTACTACAAAAACCGAAATCCCCACTTTCTCAGTGTGACCTAAACGCAGCATTAGCTTACACACATTTTAGCAACTCTACTATTACTGAACAATGCAAATAgttgtaataataaaaataacaataataaaataaaaaacaacaaacaaatgtcATTAGAGTTATACAAAAGTCATATGAAAAGTCTGACGTTAGCTGTCGCAGTAACAGCCCTACTCCTGTCTGTTAGCGCTTCAGTTTTTGCACTGATGAGTCAGAAAGATCTGCAGAGCACCTGTCCTGCTTGCTCGGTGAAAGACTCCGTCATCTTCACGATCACGTTTTCATCAGCCTCTTCATTTGCAACCATGTCGATGCTGGCGACCCACTATTTAgtgcacagagaaagagaaatataCTTAGCTCATAGTTTATCAGTGCTAGCATGCTAGCGTTAGCTGTCACCACTCACCCATCCTTTAGATTTGAAATACTCGACACACTTTGAGCCCAGAGCGCCTCTCCCACCGTAAATGATCACCCGGTTAGCAGCCATGTTCACGCTCCAGTTACCCGTCAGGAGTGAGAGCGAGAGAGCTGCAGGGATTGAGCTTAGaagagcagaaggaggaggaggaatagGAGGCGTTTCTCTGAATGAGCAACAAGTTGGTTGAACTAATGCTGCGTTCAACGACTGTCGGAAATCACCCACTCCAAAGTGAATCCTGAAGCGAATCAAGCTGaaaccaaaaactgcagttcttgaAATAGGCACTGGAGAGCGAGTCAATCCCAGAGCCAAACTTTACAGCAATAAAAAGCACGTGGTCAATGCTACACTGAAAAGGAGTatagaaaattaaataataataatgatttaaaaaaataacatgctTATGTTACAGGAAAAAGTTTGTCCTCCAAGGATAGGAAGCTGTAACTGGTAACTCTCTGCTAATTTGAGTTACTGAACAGAACCTGTCCATCTGCTGTTGGTGCATTTTTGTGAGCAAaagtcttttaaaaatgttattattatgaACGATGGATTTAGATTTAGGTCTCAAAAGTGAATTCAATgcagaagtgccttaaacctgagCTGTTTTAACGGCCAACGACAGGTGAAACACTAAAAGGCTGCTAAAAGGATTCTGTTTGAACTCTATGAAAAAATGGCCTTGTTGGTGTCTGACTTGTTGTTCTTTTACCTAATCAAACACTTTACAAAAGACTTTTTAGGCTTACTCGCTGGAAAAACGTTAGTGAATGAACATGTGGCTTCATATCAGGGACTTGAAAAATCGATGGGTCACACCACAGCGGGTACATGCATCATCATATGACTTTGTCACTTGGCAATAATTAGCAAGTGTGTGTCTAACCATTGAACCCACTGACTCTGGAAACATACAGTTTCTGGATGCACCTTGCTAAATCTCCCTGTCTTCAAATGTGGTTCCTTTTTATGGACAAAAAGCTAACACTGAGAGTTCAAAATGTTAGTCCAGAACCCAGCAGGTGACGTTCTAGAGGACAGGTGTCAAACACAAGGCCCGAGGGACATAAATGGCCTAGTAAAGACTCTAATCTGGCCCACTAAGTGCGTAgattttgatcttttaactgtattttcacaagATTTATAGCTTTTCCAGTTGAGACAGACTTCTTCCCCCAACCCAGTTACCATAtatactacaccaaagtaattaactATCACTTAAACAATTAAGTGAAAGAAAAGTCGCTACTTTTCCACTATCTACTATAGCTATAGACATTgggtttgttttgggttttttttttttttttttttacagtgagtCCACAATCAAATGATGTTTTTTTGggaggtttgttttgttttttgggaaaTTAACAAATGCTAcatgttttataattacagaatttttaaaaagctcgCTTATTTAAATGCTAAAAGGTTAACTGTATAGCTGCACCGAATGAAGCGGTTGCTTGTAAAAAGACtacattcacattcacatgGGATTTTTAAATTGAGATTTTCTCTTTAGAATTTGAAAAATCTCTGTCTCTATGaagatgtaaaaaagaaaagaaaaggaaagaaaaagaaggaaaaagctGGTGATATAACCCTAACTGTAAAGAAATGTTAGCCAATCAGAAGCCAGTAACAACAGAGTGCATGCAACAGCAGAGATTCTGgtgtcaaaaaagagaaaaagatgaTTTTCAAAAGCTCTGTTTTTAGTAACCaataaaactatttacatgTACATGGCAAGCCATAAAAGGTAGAACAGAATAGCCATTGTCCTTGACATTGTGTGTAAATAAAACGTGTTTTTGTTCAGAAAAgggtaaaaacataaagacttGTGTTTTTTTACTATACAGGCACACATAGCATTATTTCAAAGTTTCATAGCTCGTAGTGAGTCTACGCTGGATAGTCGCAACATTGGTGCCCTTAATCAAAATCCCTATGGAGAATATGAATGGGGTTTTTACTTTCAAGTCTCATTGTTTGAgttttattgtagaaaaatgGTCACGTCTGGTTTGAAAAAAGTAGATGGCCAAAATACCAAACCCAAGGCTTCAAAAACcactttaaaaagtattttctaTACAGTTTGTCTATCACACAAGGTTAAAAGTGAAAATGTTGTTAGATGGTTTGgattatttgcaaaaaaaaaaagaaaaaaaaagaaaataaacaaaaatacagaTCTTAATCTTTATCTTCATAGCAAAATCTTAGTTGGACAGAGTGATTCATGTTGTCTGAAGCTTGAAAATGTCAGCGCCCAAAAGCTATAATGGACACAAAGATGTTTAGTGCTTAAGTAATCTAATAGCCCAGGCTCTTCTGAGAATAGGTTTTCATTAAGGAAAAGGTACATGTCTACTGAACTTTATCATACATGAATATATTACAGGCAAGCCTAGTGTGCAGTAATGCAGTTCTGTGTGAATTCACCTATAATGCTAACATTTTGGTAATTTCCATTTTCTGTATAAAATTCATGCAGTAATTTCAGATACGTTACAATTGGGAGAAACAATTAAAGgctgatgtttttttattttgcatttgaaaaaaaatagcatCATTTTCACTAAATTGTATAATAGAAAAAAACTTGCAAATGTTGCAGATCTCTTAAACCATTTAATTTTATACAGTGAGCACTAGGTGCTGCTATAAGGCTGCGAGGTTTACAACATAGGACTGAGCTCTGTCTTTCCATTAGTTGCTGCTGTGCCGCCTGTGCTGAGCCAAAGCGGCATGCCAACGAGACAACCCTGGCTCTCATGAATTATACAAACAAGATGGCCTTGGCTTCCTTGTCACTGTAGTGAAGCCCCGATCTGTCACCTCACCTGGATATGACACACACCTCTGCTACTGGGAATAAGTGCTTGGTTTGTCTAGTCTGACATAGGTGTGcgtgaagacacacacacacacacacacacacacacacacacacacacacacacacacacacacacacacacatacaggaaaAAGAGGGTTAGAGAAGCAAATACACACCTTTCCAGTGTTGCAAACAAAGGAATTACACCTTCCTTTCCTGCCTGTCTTCCTATCTCCagagaaaatgtattaaaacaaacatgcacaccCACACATTTCCTTTAGAATGTGAGATGAGGAGGAACTGTGTGGGTGATGGGAGTCAGTGAGGCTGACCAAGCTCAAGAGCTGGCTGATACAAAAGAACACATGATAATTATGACCCAGTATCTGGTTAGTTGAAACCTGAAAAAGAAATCCTGCAGGTTCCCAACATTcgacaaacaaacagaattaGAGCTGCATCAAAGGAACCTGTGCCAGGTTGAGTACTTGTCAGCAGCTTGGTATCTCATGGCATGAAGTGGACACAGTAATGACTACAGCAGCAACTGCTGTTGCAGAATGGGGTTTATTGGGGCAGTGGTGGTGCTTGTCCAGAGAGGAGAGATGATAACTGATAGTTTGCTAGTTTCAGAGCAAGCACAGGAGTTGGGGAAAAACTACGGCACTGGGAAGACAAATAAGACCAGAACTCTTGTGCCTTGAAgcgactgttattgtgattgggcgctgtataaataaaactgaacaggaATTGAACtccaaaatgaatgaaatggcaacttttttttttttttacacagtttAATGATGTCTGTCCTTGAGCCTGGACTACTAAGCAAGTTTAATATACCCACAGTGTCTTTTATGTTATCTGCCTTAACTTAATGACTACCAGGCAATTACAACACAGCAGGTGTTGTAATTGCCTTAACACAGTGGTGTTAAAGTCCTGTGTTAGCAACATAAGGTAATTGTAATTGTACAATGTGTAAGTAACATAATCTTTAATGTTTACCTTTTGATTCTTTTCCAGTGCCTGTTATATTAATTAGATGCTCTGTTATGGTGTATACGTTCATTTTAGCACCATTCATTCAGCCACAATCCTGTTGGTTttaagaacagaacaaaaacagaaatataacagaaataactaaaaaaaaactaaacaagctTTCTTGCAAATCTAACATAGGGTCAGCAAGTTGCCTACAAGGCTTTATGCTCCCATTTTTAGATTTATGTCATAGAGCGTTAGAGAACAAAGAAATAGCTCTGACATAGCTTGGAGtcagcaggaaaaaaataagtaagGAATAAGGTTCCCCCTGCTTAGAATCTGCATCCCTCATTGATGTTGGCTAgggaaattcaaaatgtttagGCAGTGTGCTAAaattataaagcactttaatgTCTGTATAGCAATTTCTACTCCTCAGGAGACACTTCATTTATACTCTTTGATCCACCATCTTGGATGTAAACTGTTCTGGAGCAGGCTGTACATAACAGATAGACTTAACATCCAGGTCTCAGGAGTGACATCACCGCTGCCTTAAACCTGGATGAGACCTCTATGTTTTCAAAAGAAGTCTGATTGTGTAGAAGTctatagaaaaaaacagcacTCAGCTTATTTTCCTGAGACTTTTTAAATACAGCATGATGTTAATTATGTGCATTATGGTCTCCATTAGAATCCAGAATTACAATAAAGAAGATCATGCTTCAGGGTGGGCCTACCTTGTGATTGATAAGTAACTGCCAGATGGGCGTGAATTGTCTCTGGGTTCTCAGTGAGCTCCACTCTTCCCTCTTCACATCTGTTTCACAGCAGGATTTCAGTAAGCAATATGTGACATCATAGTagctacttttatttttatcatctATGCCAAATATGCAGCAAAATACCTTTTTGATGGGAAAAACTTGGAATTAAACTAATTCTAAGCCTCATTGTACAGGCCTCTAATGTTTGTATTATACAGTACCATTGTTTTAGGGGGAAAATAACGTTAGCGGCAGTAGAAGATTTTAATCATGCTGCTTCATTCTCGTGTTTTCAGCTGTGCCCAGTACCGCTTAATATTTCATTTGATCTATTCTGTATAGATAACTTAATCAACTTGTAGCGCTCTGAAAAGTCCGcagtggaaataaaaaaatccccacTGTGCGTGACAATGTGCATTACTTTCTGCAACAATCCACAGCTCTGTTCCTAAAGATTTCCTCACATCTAACTGTGGATTGAAGCAGCAGGTGAGGTTGTTTTTTCTATGAccgtaaaaagaaaaataatttccacGAGAAATATACTGGTCCTAACGTAGCGGGATATATGAAATGTGTCCTCACGGTCTCTGATGTAGCAATTCTTCTCACTACATGAATCTTCCATTAAGTTAACCCGGTACAAAACAGCCTAAAGGAGACGCAATTCACAGTTCAACCAAcagaaaaacagtgtgaaaaaaGCTCAGGGTCTTTACCTTTTTAACTTCGTTTTACTCAATTTACATGTTTGCTTTAGAGaagtgattttattttcatttccaaTATTGCTCCACTCTGCTGGCCTCTTTTAACCTTCCTAACCTTACACATTAAGCTCAGACTTTGTGATGTCTTTTGTCATCCCCGTGCCATGTTTTGTCGAGTAATGTTGATTGTGTGCGTTTATCGTTGTagtgcagcactttgtgaaaTTTGTTTTTGAAGCTACCTGTAAAAATACAGGATCACATTCATAAGTGGCTGTGCTCTGTTACCTTCTGGAATGTATTCTGTGCATGTTTGAGCACACCGATGCCTTCAGAAGAGGAttaatactgtatataaattcTGTGGTTATGCATAAAGCCATTACTCATGCATTTTAATGCATACATTTCTTGCTGAACTATTTTATACTTTGACTTGACACCCTACGTGTTCTGCCGTGTTAAAAAACAGAGCTTAAAGGAAAGGTTAGATTGTCTGAGTGAAACATTGGTCTAATGCTGGCTAAATTTATACAAATATGAGTATTTATACATGCAGCAAAATCAGTTATAGAAAATATATTCTTGTACCTTCTATTTGGGAAGGTTAGTttgttaaagaagaaaaatgttgtttGATGTACCTTCAGTACAGAGCGATATAATGTTTGAATCCCTTTGCTATTCTTCAGTGTGTGATAGTAATTCAGATTCTGAATaagttaaacacacacatgaaatacttgtgaagacacgtgaagataAAACAAGCGTAGGTGTAGACAATAAAGCTACTGGTGTTCTGGCTCATTGTTACACTGTCACATCGTACTGAGATACTTGAATAGAGCAGGGCTCTATCGACTGTTTTAACTGAACACCTGAGCTTTTCTTGCAGTGACAAGTTGAATTGCCCATCTCAGTCTATTGAtttaacaacaggtgtgttAAAGGGCTGCTTACAACAAGACTGGTGTTCTTAATCTGACACTCGTTTTCCATGTTAGAGAGTCGTACGTTCAGTCGTCAGAACAATTGAGCATTTTACACTAAAATATGGTTTCTGGTTTGCATACAGCATTTGGATGCGATTTTTAAATTGCTGCAGcatttgtttaacttttttgttaaattttgtgtttttaaaactgtgttgaAGTGCTGTAACCTCTATGGGTCTGGACAATGATGTTATACACTGTACATTCCTTGCATAACAGAGTAATTTAAAAGGTGACATTGTCTCAAATCAAATGCCAAAATTTGCAGTGTGCTTTTCCAGCATTACccagcactcaaagtgctttagacTACAAGCCACATTTTGATCATACAACACTTAAATACAGTTATAGCACTTCATCTACCTCAGCAACCACAAAATTTTATGCACAGTAGTAATGCTCAGCTCTCCTTAGTGAAAACAGGATAccacaaataaaatacagtgcAGTCTTGACCCACCCCTCATTATTTTGCTAATGGGGGTGGCTGCttattgaaacatgcaaacGTACAAGGAAATATATTATGTAAGTTAAAAACTAAATCTATAcagttctaacaagcttgaaagtcaattcTTGGTAtcaccacctttattcttcagcacaacCTGAACTCTTATTCAAGCTCGCTTTTAACCTCttcaagtagtcttcaggagTAGTTGAATGTccaaggacattcaaagctgcTCTTTGGATGTCGGCTgtcttttgttccattctctgtcaagatgatcccacactgcttccaTAATTTTGAGGTCAGGGCTCTGATGTTCATACATATATGACAATTTGAATCAAaagtttcaaatttggattcagtCCATATAATCCGTTACCAATGATTTTCTGTCAATTTCTTGTATAACTTTGACTACTTCTGCCTTTTCTCCCAGTTTCCATTCCTTCAAAAGTTTGACAGCTactcttccactgagaccattccTGCTGAGGCTTCTGCAAACAGATGGGTTAGCTgaaggtctttgctggatttttttcatGGTGTTTGAGGCCAAGAATTAAAATACTGTTCAGCTGTAGATATTTTTTGGGGATCTGCCACTTCTTTTGTGAGCACCTTATCCAGTTTCCTCAAGTGTTTTAAGGAAACAACATATATGAAGTTTGTAGCCAACAGCCGTTTGGAAATCACCTAGATGGTGCAGAAAACGTAGGTCCATTTTTGTCAGGGATCGCTTATCAAGCAGAACTCTTTCTGTTCAAACAGAAGACTAACACTAGCGAAGGTCCCGGGCTTTCACACGACAGGGTTATTCCATAAATCCACACATATCTAAAGATTCTCTTCCAAGAAGAGAAAATAGCTCATCATTCTCCAGCAAGGGTCTCTCCAACAGAATATGTATACAGGGAAACATCAGGTAAGTTTTTCTGTCAGATCCAGTAGTAAAATCCCAGTGGTATAGGAGCCAGGCTTTACTGTTTACAATACAACAATCCAGCAAagatcttgatgcatgctcgatcatccaggtaagtaaatccccaaaagttgattctgttcatctggacatagcgtcttcagtgggagaaacgtttcgtcactcatccaagtgacttcttcagaaTCAGCTGACCTGaagtttccccaatcttatataTCCCCCaatctttgatcagtggttgttgatcaatggttgtgagaatttgcatattaatgatcaaggaaatGACCTCCCACAGACACAgtactggttcatcccttgattCAGGAAATTATATATGACGTAGGTACTGTGTTATGCCTGAATGATTCAAAGGTCATTATTAGGTCGCTTAACAAAACATCCCTCttaaaatggtcaggtacaagcaactagtgtccaaagaaaaacttgaagGACCGTCAGAAAACCTGAAGAACTGttgctcaagagcactttaaaaaattaaaagaaagcctggctccttggatgcaaaatataaaaatatgagaGGTGACTCAACACTTTTTCACAGTGGCATTCATACTGTTCCCACATCCTTCTTTTATTCCTCACTTTCTACCATGTCCCCAATATGGTAACCACTGAGGGTGAGAAGTGTACAGCATTTCACAtcacaactttttaaaaaaaaatcattttgcattttgtctCGCGCTATTCTTGTCACTCATTAGTTTCATTTTCTATTGCTTTTAACTTGTGCATTCCCTCTCTTGTTAGCTTTAGTGAGTGAAATTTATTTGGTTAGTTTAAGAAAAGATTGTGGCTTTGGTTAAAATATTCTTTACAATGTTACCCTTGCATGttgaaaaattacatttaagggTACCTGGTGTGTTTAATTGTGACGCTAACGTGTAATGTGTAATACTGGTCTTTATCCATATGTGATGAGATAGGAGTGACAGAACCTTCTTACTATTACCACCAACTACGGTGTTGGATCAGACCACAGACGGCAAATAGGGGTTTGTATTAGCGGCTACGACAAAAATGACAGTACATCAGTTAACACCATGGAAATGTGAATGTGCTGAATTATCGGTGTATACACACCTACGTCTTCAAAATAGCAAACATACTGTAAGTGTGGAAATACAGGATCTGAAACACTGTGCCGGTGACAGCAAATGGTGTTATACGTGATTCACATCATTTTCACGCTTACCAGTCTGTTCAGTGACTCACTGTCATTATGTAAGtaacgtaaaaaaaaaaggacaaaatacTGTAATGGTAAAGAAATACGAGTATTACATAAAATTGAGACTATCTGAATATATATGGACTTGCACTCCTGTGTAAGGCATCCACAAGTGTGAAGTGAAGTATAATACTTCCCAAGTTTCTACAAGTTACTGCTTCAAAGTCTTCTTTTGAGCCCGGAGCAAGAAACACCTCAGATACTCTGATCAGAAAATCTTAGAGACTTGCTGGTGACATAGAGCTGAGCTAATTCTCTAATGTAGACAGGTGCCCAGCCTGTCAGAACACAGAAAGTGAGGAAGAATCTCGAAATGCTCGCTAATTGGTACCCAGTCTAAAGCCGAGTGAAAGGGAGTTATAGTAAAGTGATctacataaaataaaagcacagtAATT is a genomic window containing:
- the qdpra gene encoding quinoid dihydropteridine reductase a, with product MAANRVIIYGGRGALGSKCVEYFKSKGWWVASIDMVANEEADENVIVKMTESFTEQAGQVTADVAQLLGEQKVDAILCVAGGWAGGNCSSKDLYKNADLMWKQSVWTSTISSHLAALHLKTGGLLTLAGAKAAQSGTGGMIGYGMAKAAVHQLCQSLAAKNSGMPADTAAVAILPVTLDTPMNRKFMPKADFSTWTPLEYIAEMFFSWATGVNRPSSGSLMELMTSGGETQAVAAK